A window from Micromonospora profundi encodes these proteins:
- a CDS encoding thiolase family protein, with protein sequence MSDAVIVGAVRTPVGRRKGSLAGVHPVDLSAHVLRALAERTGLDPAQVDDVFWGCVSQVGEQSWNIARNAVLAAGWPESVPGTTLDRQCGSSQQALHFAAATVLSGQADLVVAGGVESMTRVPMGSSVGGGMPFSDQLRSRYRGVEGFADDEPLPFNQGVGAELIARRWRLSRTQLDEFALASHEKAAAAQDAGAFDPELTPVPLADGGKFAADEGIRRTTSLEKLGELATPFRADGVVTAGSASQISDGAAALAVTTSDWASRHGLRPLARIHTAVVAADDPVTMLTAPIPATAKALRRAGLGIEEIGVYEVNEAFAPVPLAWLAETEADPERLNPRGGAIALGHPLGGSGARIMTTMLQHMRDNGIRYGLQTMCEGGGMANATIVELV encoded by the coding sequence AGCCTCGCCGGTGTCCACCCGGTCGACCTCTCGGCGCACGTGCTGCGCGCCCTCGCCGAGCGCACCGGGCTCGACCCGGCGCAGGTCGACGACGTCTTCTGGGGCTGTGTGTCCCAGGTCGGCGAGCAGTCGTGGAACATCGCCCGCAACGCGGTGCTCGCCGCCGGCTGGCCCGAGTCGGTGCCCGGCACCACGCTCGACAGGCAGTGCGGCTCCAGCCAGCAGGCACTGCACTTCGCCGCCGCGACAGTCCTCTCCGGCCAGGCCGACCTGGTGGTCGCCGGCGGGGTGGAGTCGATGACCCGTGTGCCGATGGGTTCCAGTGTGGGCGGCGGCATGCCGTTCAGCGACCAACTCCGGTCCCGCTACCGGGGCGTCGAGGGCTTCGCCGACGACGAGCCGCTGCCGTTCAACCAGGGCGTCGGCGCCGAGCTGATCGCCCGGCGGTGGCGTCTGTCGCGTACCCAGCTCGACGAGTTCGCGCTGGCCAGCCACGAGAAGGCAGCCGCCGCGCAGGACGCCGGGGCGTTCGACCCGGAGTTGACGCCCGTGCCGCTCGCCGACGGCGGCAAGTTCGCGGCCGACGAGGGCATCCGCCGGACCACCTCCCTGGAGAAGCTCGGTGAGCTGGCCACCCCGTTCCGCGCCGACGGCGTGGTGACCGCCGGCTCCGCGTCCCAGATCTCCGACGGCGCCGCCGCGCTCGCAGTGACCACCTCCGACTGGGCCAGCCGGCACGGCCTGCGCCCACTGGCACGGATCCACACCGCAGTCGTCGCCGCCGACGACCCGGTCACAATGCTCACCGCGCCCATCCCGGCCACCGCGAAGGCACTGCGCCGCGCGGGGCTGGGCATCGAGGAGATCGGGGTGTACGAGGTGAACGAGGCGTTCGCCCCGGTGCCGCTGGCGTGGCTGGCGGAGACCGAGGCCGACCCGGAGCGGCTCAACCCGCGCGGCGGCGCTATCGCCCTCGGTCACCCGCTCGGCGGTTCCGGTGCCCGGATCATGACCACGATGCTCCAGCACATGCGGGACAACGGGATCCGCTATGGCCTCCAGACCATGTGCGAGGGCGGCGGCATGGCCAACGCCACGATCGTCGAGCTGGTCTGA
- a CDS encoding phosphotransferase, with translation METIAGERAPDWSSEQWQTRARGWVDEQLAAAGRRITGAVEPRVRPWSLVWRVPTDGGPVWFKANNQGTVHEAVLIATLAELTPDRVLTPIAVDPQQGWSLLPDGGESLRDVLGRDPDLAHWERALPGYAALQLATAPRADELVALGVPDHRPEVLAGLLADLLEDRESLRIGAEDGLDPETYERLRAEVPAYAERCRRLADLGIASTIQHDDLHDGNVFAGPDGYRYFDWGDASVAHPFGTLLVTVRSIRYAAELAADDAALVRLRDSYLEAWTDRYDRRTLVEAADLAMNLGAVSRSLSWRRALDTVDPARAEYAEAVPGWLAELFAAAPLQPDS, from the coding sequence GTGGAGACGATCGCCGGTGAGCGTGCCCCCGACTGGTCCAGCGAGCAGTGGCAGACGCGGGCTCGCGGCTGGGTCGACGAGCAGCTCGCGGCAGCCGGCCGGCGGATCACCGGGGCTGTGGAGCCCCGGGTCCGTCCGTGGTCGCTCGTCTGGCGGGTGCCCACCGACGGCGGGCCGGTCTGGTTCAAGGCAAACAACCAGGGCACCGTGCACGAGGCCGTCCTGATCGCGACGCTGGCCGAGCTGACCCCCGACCGGGTGCTGACACCGATCGCCGTGGACCCGCAGCAGGGCTGGTCACTGCTGCCCGACGGCGGGGAGTCGCTGCGTGACGTGCTGGGCCGAGATCCGGACCTGGCGCACTGGGAACGGGCGCTGCCCGGGTACGCCGCACTCCAGCTCGCCACCGCGCCACGCGCCGACGAGCTGGTCGCCCTCGGGGTGCCGGACCACCGCCCCGAGGTGCTGGCCGGGTTGCTCGCCGACCTGCTGGAAGACCGTGAGTCGCTGCGGATCGGCGCCGAGGACGGGCTCGACCCGGAGACGTACGAGCGGCTGCGGGCAGAGGTTCCGGCGTACGCCGAGCGCTGTCGCCGGCTCGCCGACCTCGGCATCGCGTCCACCATCCAGCATGACGACCTGCACGACGGCAACGTCTTCGCCGGCCCGGACGGGTACCGGTACTTCGACTGGGGCGACGCCTCGGTGGCGCACCCGTTCGGCACGCTGCTCGTGACAGTGCGCTCCATCCGGTACGCCGCCGAACTGGCTGCCGACGACGCCGCGCTGGTCCGACTTCGCGACAGTTATCTGGAGGCGTGGACCGACAGGTACGACCGCCGGACACTTGTCGAGGCAGCCGACCTGGCGATGAACCTGGGCGCGGTGAGTCGCTCACTGTCCTGGCGGCGAGCCCTGGACACCGTCGACCCGGCACGCGCCGAGTACGCCGAGGCGGTGCCCGGTTGGCTCGCCGAGCTGTTCGCCGCCGCCCCGTTGCAGCCCGACTCCTGA
- a CDS encoding response regulator transcription factor encodes MTAETSYRGLVLVVEDEPAIADLVRLYLTRDGFGVQMERDGEAGLSAARRLRPVVCVLDIALPGLPGTEICRRLREAGDWTPVIFLTARDDEVDRIVGLELGADDYVTKPFSPRELVARVRAVLRRAAGPDGAEQPRAVGAVTLDPARRTVTAAGAPVQLTSTEFDLLAHLMARPGRVFSREELLAGVWGYAAHAGTRTVDVHVAQVRAKLGPASVIRTHRGVGYAVDA; translated from the coding sequence GTGACCGCCGAAACGTCGTACCGCGGGCTCGTCCTCGTGGTCGAGGACGAGCCGGCCATCGCCGACCTCGTGCGGCTCTATCTCACCCGCGACGGGTTCGGCGTGCAGATGGAACGTGACGGCGAGGCGGGCCTGAGCGCCGCCCGCCGACTGCGCCCGGTGGTCTGCGTCCTGGACATCGCACTGCCCGGCCTGCCCGGCACCGAGATCTGCCGGCGGCTGCGCGAGGCTGGCGACTGGACGCCCGTCATCTTCCTCACCGCCCGTGACGACGAGGTGGATCGGATCGTCGGCCTGGAGTTGGGCGCCGACGACTACGTCACCAAGCCGTTCAGCCCGCGCGAACTTGTCGCCCGGGTGCGTGCCGTGCTGCGCCGCGCCGCAGGCCCCGACGGGGCGGAGCAGCCACGCGCCGTCGGCGCGGTGACGCTCGACCCGGCCCGCCGGACCGTCACCGCGGCGGGCGCCCCGGTGCAGCTCACCTCCACCGAGTTCGACCTGCTGGCGCACCTCATGGCCCGACCGGGGCGGGTGTTCAGCCGGGAGGAGTTGCTGGCCGGGGTGTGGGGCTACGCCGCGCACGCTGGCACCCGCACCGTCGACGTGCACGTCGCCCAGGTGCGGGCGAAGCTCGGCCCGGCAAGTGTCATCCGCACCCACCGGGGTGTGGGGTACGCCGTCGATGCCTGA